The DNA sequence GCGCCTCCGTGCACCGTGAGAAATTCAAGCCGCTCGGCGGCCCGGACGGCGGCAACGGCGGCCGCGGCGGCGACGTGATCCTGGTCGTCGACCAGTCCGTCACCACGCTGCTGGACTACCACCACAGCCCGCACCGCAAGGCCACCAACGGCAAGCCCGGCGAGGGCGGCAACCGCTCCGGCAAGGACGGCCAGGACCTGGTCCTGGCGGTGCCGGACGGCACCGTCGTGCTCGACCGGCGCGGCAACGTCCTCGCGGACCTCGTCGGCCAGGGCACCACCTTCATCGCCGCCCAGGGCGGCCGCGGCGGCCTCGGCAACGCGGCGCTCGCCTCGGCCCGCCGCAAGGCGCCCGGCTTCGCGCTGCTCGGCGAGCCCGGCGACGTCCAGGACATCGTCCTGGAGCTGAAGACCGTCGCCGACGTGGCGCTCGTCGGCTACCCGAGCGCCGGCAAGTCCTCGCTGATCTCGGTGCTCTCCGCCGCGAAGCCGAAGATCGCCGACTACCCGTTCACCACGCTCGTCCCGAACCTCGGCGTCGTGACGGCCGGCTCGACCGTCTACACCATCGCCGACGTCCCCGGCCTGATCCCCGGCGCCAGCCAGGGCAAGGGGCTGGGCCTGGAGTTCCTGCGGCACGTCGAGCGCTGCTCGGTGCTGGTGCACGTGCTGGACACGGCGACGCTGGAGTCCGAGCGCGACCCGCTGAGCGACCTCGACGTCATCGAGGCGGAGCTCAAGGAGTACGGCGGGCTGGAGAACCGGCCGCGGATCGTCGTCCTCAACAAGGTCGACATCCCCGACGGCCAGGACCTCGCCGACATGATCC is a window from the Streptomyces mobaraensis genome containing:
- the obgE gene encoding GTPase ObgE, with product MTTFVDRVELHVAAGNGGHGCASVHREKFKPLGGPDGGNGGRGGDVILVVDQSVTTLLDYHHSPHRKATNGKPGEGGNRSGKDGQDLVLAVPDGTVVLDRRGNVLADLVGQGTTFIAAQGGRGGLGNAALASARRKAPGFALLGEPGDVQDIVLELKTVADVALVGYPSAGKSSLISVLSAAKPKIADYPFTTLVPNLGVVTAGSTVYTIADVPGLIPGASQGKGLGLEFLRHVERCSVLVHVLDTATLESERDPLSDLDVIEAELKEYGGLENRPRIVVLNKVDIPDGQDLADMIRPDLEARGLRVFEVSAVSRQGLKELSFALAGIVAEARAAKPKEEATRIVIRPKAVDDAGFTVTLEDDGIYRVRGEKPERWVRQTDFNNDEAVGYLADRLNRLGVEEELMKAGARAGDGVAIGSEENAVVFDWEPTMAAGAEMLGRRGEDHRLEAPRPAAQRRRDKQAERDEAEQEYQGFDPFA